A genomic segment from uncultured Marinifilum sp. encodes:
- a CDS encoding M20/M25/M40 family metallo-hydrolase — protein MKVAIIYNKDFEGVINIFGMQNKEVYSPATVQKVVNALEKGGHNVTVIDGNMHVVERLQNFMPKVVDGEQMGMVFNMAYGIQGESRYTHIPSMLEMLGIPYVGSSPSGHALALDKVITKIMWQKHGISTPDFWVFNSAKDDMSNVKFPVIVKPKMESVSFGLKVVYNEEDLRESVNFIVKEFQQQALAEQFIRGREFCVGILGNEPVETFPILEIDLNNDPDAIQTVTDKKEAPKRKICPADLPKELAENMVRQSIEAFKALQLRDFARVDIRMDENNNIYLLEINSMASLGFTGSYPAAAKVSGYEYEDLVNKMLDVASVRYFSGSILNQSSQKPKKPLLHTRIRGFLRGRQPQHLKMLQKIVNMNSHVRDIDGVNQLGNYLKGQFATLGFVQENFPQVEVGNHLFFTNSYDNEYDVLLLGVLDNSTALSNHDSYGEHDQKIYGTGVWEHKGGIVIAMAALQALKYSRNLKNYKIGILLTADNSIFGKFSKNIVKEKAAKSKVVIGLHGGNSNGSLTTSRSGSAKYSCQMNLLAGKNSEKVANAASAFTKMIQTWCDLSVDDDSLVIAPQEMNLNSNIMQSYCNGSVKLNIRFNQIYQFKKLDENIKKAVPSRKLNKIAKLQMEGGIMRPPLEENVKTDQLFEFIKPIAKNLDIRVEKEHRWDSSDICSIDSRMYLIDGFGPTGQINPKHSEFIYTHSISERSLLLAMTIYELYNKKFEI, from the coding sequence ATGAAAGTTGCAATAATTTACAACAAAGATTTTGAGGGAGTTATCAATATTTTTGGTATGCAAAACAAAGAGGTTTACTCCCCGGCCACCGTGCAAAAAGTTGTTAATGCTCTTGAAAAAGGAGGGCATAACGTTACAGTGATAGATGGCAATATGCATGTTGTCGAAAGACTACAAAATTTTATGCCCAAAGTTGTTGATGGTGAACAAATGGGAATGGTTTTCAACATGGCATACGGTATTCAGGGAGAAAGCCGTTATACGCATATTCCGTCCATGCTAGAAATGCTGGGAATACCATATGTAGGCTCATCACCTTCAGGACATGCATTGGCACTTGATAAGGTTATTACCAAAATTATGTGGCAAAAGCATGGCATTTCAACTCCAGATTTCTGGGTGTTTAATAGTGCCAAGGATGACATGAGTAATGTCAAGTTTCCAGTAATTGTGAAACCAAAAATGGAAAGTGTCTCGTTTGGATTAAAAGTTGTATACAATGAAGAAGACCTTAGAGAATCGGTGAACTTTATTGTAAAAGAATTCCAACAACAGGCACTGGCGGAACAATTTATTAGAGGAAGAGAATTTTGCGTTGGAATTTTGGGAAATGAACCTGTTGAGACATTTCCTATTCTGGAAATAGATTTGAACAACGATCCTGATGCAATTCAAACAGTAACAGATAAAAAGGAAGCTCCAAAAAGGAAAATTTGCCCAGCAGATTTACCAAAGGAGCTTGCCGAAAATATGGTGCGACAGAGTATTGAAGCTTTTAAAGCTCTTCAGTTAAGGGATTTTGCAAGAGTTGACATTAGAATGGATGAAAATAACAATATCTATCTATTAGAAATTAACTCGATGGCCAGCTTGGGATTTACGGGTTCGTATCCAGCTGCTGCAAAAGTTTCCGGCTATGAATATGAAGACTTGGTTAACAAGATGCTTGATGTTGCTTCGGTGAGGTATTTTTCAGGAAGCATTTTGAACCAATCAAGTCAAAAACCAAAAAAACCTTTACTTCATACAAGAATAAGAGGATTTTTGAGAGGTAGACAGCCGCAACATTTAAAAATGCTTCAGAAAATTGTAAACATGAACTCTCATGTTAGAGATATTGATGGAGTAAATCAACTCGGCAATTATTTAAAAGGTCAATTTGCCACTCTGGGATTTGTACAAGAAAATTTCCCTCAAGTTGAGGTTGGGAATCATCTATTTTTCACAAATTCATATGATAATGAATATGATGTTCTTCTTTTGGGTGTTTTAGATAACTCAACTGCTCTTTCTAATCATGATTCCTATGGTGAACATGATCAGAAGATTTATGGTACAGGAGTTTGGGAACATAAAGGTGGTATAGTTATCGCTATGGCAGCTTTGCAGGCATTAAAATATTCCAGAAATCTTAAAAATTATAAAATTGGAATACTCTTAACGGCAGACAATTCCATTTTTGGCAAATTTTCAAAAAATATCGTAAAAGAAAAGGCCGCTAAATCAAAAGTTGTAATTGGTTTGCATGGAGGTAATTCTAATGGTAGTTTAACAACATCAAGAAGTGGATCGGCTAAATATTCATGTCAAATGAATCTATTAGCTGGGAAAAACTCCGAAAAGGTGGCAAATGCTGCTAGTGCCTTTACCAAAATGATTCAAACATGGTGTGACTTATCTGTTGATGATGATAGCCTGGTGATCGCTCCACAGGAAATGAATTTAAATTCAAATATCATGCAGTCATACTGCAACGGATCGGTCAAATTAAATATTAGATTTAATCAAATTTATCAGTTTAAAAAACTTGATGAGAACATTAAGAAAGCTGTTCCTTCAAGAAAACTGAATAAGATTGCTAAATTACAAATGGAAGGTGGAATCATGCGACCTCCTTTAGAGGAGAATGTAAAAACGGATCAACTCTTTGAATTCATTAAACCTATTGCGAAGAATTTGGATATTAGAGTTGAAAAAGAACACCGTTGGGATTCTTCAGATATTTGCTCAATTGATTCAAGAATGTATCTAATTGATGGTTTTGGGCCAACGGGACAGATTAATCCAAAACACTCCGAATTTATATATACACATAGCATTTCGGAAAGATCATTACTTCTTGCAATGACCATATACGAACTCTACAATAAAAAATTTGAAATTTAA
- a CDS encoding response regulator transcription factor encodes MKIKIIIADDHKMFREGIKALLQKEKLIEVCGDADNEQDILSLISSSRPDVVLMDIDMGTTSGIELTEKIKLHDDSINILAVSMHGDKEYVVKMLEAGAVGYILKNAGKEEMLRAIKCVAVGDTFLSGEVSKSLMFGKIEKSKTEKTISLTKREVEILKLIAQEFSNNEIAAQLFISVRTVDTHRRNLMEKMAVKNTAGLVKYAFRNKLVE; translated from the coding sequence ATGAAAATTAAAATCATAATAGCTGACGACCACAAAATGTTTAGAGAAGGAATAAAAGCTCTATTACAGAAAGAGAAATTGATTGAAGTATGTGGTGATGCAGATAACGAACAAGATATTTTAAGCTTAATAAGCTCATCGCGCCCTGATGTTGTTCTTATGGATATTGATATGGGTACAACCAGTGGCATTGAATTAACAGAAAAGATTAAATTACATGATGATAGTATAAATATATTGGCAGTTTCTATGCATGGAGATAAAGAATATGTAGTAAAGATGTTAGAGGCTGGAGCTGTTGGCTATATTCTTAAAAATGCTGGTAAGGAAGAGATGTTAAGAGCCATTAAATGTGTTGCAGTTGGCGATACTTTTTTGAGTGGGGAAGTATCTAAAAGTCTAATGTTTGGCAAAATAGAAAAATCCAAAACAGAAAAAACGATTTCTTTAACAAAACGTGAAGTAGAAATATTAAAACTTATTGCACAAGAATTTTCGAACAATGAAATTGCAGCTCAATTATTTATAAGTGTTAGAACGGTAGATACTCACCGAAGAAATTTAATGGAAAAAATGGCAGTAAAAAATACTGCCGGTTTAGTTAAATATGCTTTTAGAAATAAATTAGTTGAATAG
- the speB gene encoding agmatinase: MRNFAGIEKKYCTLENAAILLQSIPYDGTSTWGKGADMAFPAFLEALENMELYDIETNSEVYKKGVHILPEIRENSSPETMVKAVYESAKQNLKMNKFCTYFGGEHSVSIGVIRAFKEEYEELSVLQLDAHADLRKEYDGTPFNHACALHEASQSCNLIQVGIRSMDSSEVKYLNKDKCYFAHNIYQQSDWMDDSISKMTENVYLTIDLDVFDPSIMPSTGTPEPGGLDWYTLLKYLRKVFRTKNVVGFDIVELAPQEGQKAPDFLTAKLYYKLLSYKFEKNEK, from the coding sequence ATGAGAAATTTTGCTGGAATAGAGAAGAAGTATTGCACATTAGAAAATGCTGCAATACTCTTGCAGTCCATTCCCTATGATGGGACAAGTACTTGGGGAAAAGGAGCTGATATGGCATTCCCTGCATTTTTGGAAGCTCTAGAAAATATGGAATTGTACGACATCGAAACCAATTCTGAAGTATACAAGAAAGGTGTTCATATTCTTCCTGAAATTAGAGAGAATTCTTCTCCGGAAACAATGGTGAAAGCAGTGTATGAGTCTGCAAAACAAAATCTTAAAATGAATAAGTTTTGCACCTATTTTGGTGGGGAGCACTCTGTTAGTATTGGTGTGATTCGTGCTTTTAAAGAAGAGTATGAAGAACTAAGTGTTTTGCAATTAGATGCTCATGCAGATTTAAGAAAAGAGTATGACGGAACTCCCTTTAATCATGCATGCGCTCTGCACGAAGCGAGTCAATCATGCAATTTAATTCAAGTTGGAATAAGAAGTATGGACTCTAGTGAAGTGAAATACCTGAACAAAGATAAATGCTACTTTGCTCACAATATTTATCAGCAATCAGATTGGATGGACGACTCTATCTCAAAAATGACAGAGAATGTATATCTAACAATTGATTTGGATGTTTTTGATCCATCTATTATGCCATCAACAGGAACTCCTGAACCAGGAGGATTGGACTGGTATACTCTTTTAAAATATCTACGTAAGGTATTTCGCACTAAAAATGTTGTGGGTTTTGATATTGTGGAATTGGCACCACAAGAAGGACAAAAAGCTCCAGATTTTCTTACTGCCAAACTGTATTACAAACTATTAAGCTACAAATTCGAAAAAAATGAAAAATAA
- a CDS encoding carbon-nitrogen hydrolase family protein, whose product MIKQKIELRHLAIDDYYSLKEASTEAYSGIGGQFWSKADLKKLLNIFPEGQICIEINNKVVACALSLIVDYKQFGNQHTYEQATGNYTFSTHSRNGDVLYGIEILVHPEHRDKRLGRRLYDARKELCEQLNLKSIIAGGRIPNYIRYADVYSPRTYIDKVKNKEIEDPVLGFQLANDFHVKKILKGYLPNDVESKEYATLLEWNNIYYQEREQLINSPKTSIRVGIVQWQMRLFENQGNLIEQVEYFIDSLSRYKVDFILLPELFHAPLLANYEDLSESEAIRKLALTSTYLKNTFSDFAVKYNTTIIAGCIPVIDDYQLKGISYLFRRDGTFDYQFKIHPSPAESSYWGMKGGDEIKVLSTDCGNIGILSSYDIEFPELARIMSQEKVEVLFVPFISDTKNSYYRIRRCAQARAIENECYVAIAGCVGNLPKVSNMDVQYAQSAVFTPSDFSFPTDAILAESTPNTEMTLVANLDLSLLKILHEFGTYRNLKDKRQNLYRIQKI is encoded by the coding sequence ATGATCAAACAAAAAATAGAACTTAGACATTTAGCAATTGATGACTATTACTCCTTAAAAGAAGCTTCAACTGAAGCCTACTCAGGAATAGGAGGTCAGTTTTGGAGTAAAGCTGACCTTAAAAAATTACTTAATATTTTTCCAGAAGGTCAAATCTGCATTGAAATAAATAATAAAGTTGTTGCATGTGCATTATCTCTCATAGTAGATTACAAACAATTTGGAAATCAACACACTTATGAACAAGCAACTGGCAACTATACATTCTCCACTCATTCTCGTAATGGTGATGTATTGTATGGAATTGAAATATTAGTCCATCCTGAACACAGAGATAAACGATTAGGGCGCAGATTATATGATGCAAGAAAAGAACTCTGTGAACAACTAAATTTAAAATCAATTATTGCTGGAGGCAGAATCCCAAATTATATTCGTTATGCGGATGTTTACAGTCCTAGAACTTATATCGACAAGGTAAAGAATAAAGAAATCGAAGATCCAGTATTAGGATTCCAATTGGCAAATGATTTCCATGTTAAGAAAATATTAAAAGGTTATTTACCAAACGATGTTGAATCTAAAGAGTATGCTACTTTACTAGAGTGGAATAATATTTATTATCAGGAACGGGAGCAACTTATAAATTCGCCCAAAACATCAATTAGGGTTGGTATTGTGCAATGGCAAATGCGATTATTTGAAAATCAGGGAAACCTAATTGAACAAGTAGAATACTTTATAGATTCATTAAGCCGATATAAAGTTGATTTTATATTACTTCCCGAACTTTTTCATGCACCCCTGTTAGCAAATTACGAAGATCTGTCTGAATCCGAAGCGATTAGAAAATTGGCTTTAACTTCCACTTATTTGAAAAATACTTTTAGTGATTTCGCGGTAAAATATAATACAACCATTATTGCAGGATGTATCCCCGTAATTGACGATTATCAACTAAAAGGAATTTCATATTTGTTTCGTCGTGATGGCACCTTTGATTACCAGTTTAAAATTCATCCTTCTCCTGCCGAATCATCATATTGGGGAATGAAAGGAGGAGATGAAATAAAGGTTTTATCAACTGATTGTGGGAACATTGGAATTTTATCAAGTTATGATATTGAATTTCCAGAACTAGCAAGAATCATGTCGCAGGAAAAAGTGGAAGTTCTATTTGTTCCATTTATATCTGATACAAAAAACAGTTATTACAGAATTCGAAGATGCGCACAAGCCCGGGCCATAGAAAATGAATGCTATGTAGCCATTGCAGGCTGTGTGGGCAATTTACCTAAAGTTTCAAATATGGATGTCCAGTACGCCCAATCAGCAGTCTTTACTCCTTCTGACTTTTCTTTTCCTACAGATGCAATTTTAGCTGAATCAACACCAAATACTGAAATGACTTTAGTGGCTAATTTGGATTTAAGCTTATTAAAAATATTGCATGAGTTTGGCACTTATCGGAATTTAAAAGATAAGAGACAAAATTTATATCGTATTCAAAAAATATAA
- a CDS encoding gamma-glutamyl-gamma-aminobutyrate hydrolase family protein (Members of this family of hydrolases with an active site Cys residue belong to MEROPS family C26.): protein MLLIIDNQSAFIKKFKRNFLAEMDFETIFFDHNQPLNLPDNANIQGIILSGGKGNPYEPLNLTANFVAMLNFKVPVLGLCLGHEIIAVANRGRIKKLKAYNNKKEIVRITNKKDPIFESIELDAIPLIKKHGWRVSQLPPNFVSLGESDTCTNEIIRHKSEPIYGFQSHPEVSGEVGIQLMINFLKMCGLSCE from the coding sequence ATGTTATTAATCATTGATAATCAAAGTGCATTTATTAAAAAGTTTAAACGAAATTTCTTGGCTGAAATGGATTTTGAAACCATTTTTTTTGATCACAATCAACCATTAAATTTACCTGATAATGCAAATATTCAAGGAATTATTCTTTCTGGAGGCAAGGGCAATCCTTATGAACCATTAAACCTAACAGCTAATTTTGTGGCAATGCTTAATTTTAAGGTTCCTGTATTAGGTTTGTGCTTGGGGCATGAAATTATTGCAGTTGCAAATCGCGGAAGGATTAAGAAGTTAAAGGCCTACAATAACAAAAAAGAGATAGTTCGAATTACGAATAAGAAGGATCCAATATTCGAATCTATTGAACTTGATGCGATTCCACTAATTAAGAAACATGGTTGGCGTGTATCTCAACTGCCTCCTAATTTTGTTTCGTTGGGTGAAAGTGATACTTGCACCAATGAAATTATCCGACATAAATCAGAACCAATTTATGGATTTCAATCGCATCCAGAAGTATCTGGAGAGGTAGGCATTCAATTAATGATTAATTTTTTAAAAATGTGCGGTCTTAGCTGTGAATAA
- a CDS encoding deoxyhypusine synthase family protein → MKKKELLKKCIQNIDITTFDSTKILNGFHEHSDKLGNLKEAVDIYLKMLNDKNCNIILAISGNANITGDIKIYSDFIKYKLVDAIIIGGANLIDIDFFEALGFNYYKGSNHISDSKLHEFYINRCSERFVDEDDLLIVDETIKEIADQLSPRTYSSRELISEFGKYLQLYANKKDSIIQLAYENCIPVFCPDLALSRAGYGLLKHYHDNENRRICFDPLKDLSELGDLNNISSSIGIVSIGEDIITNMAFNTVKYSEQVGGQVHTFKYSLLFSDINSGDRTCHFSNLSEAHSKGFIKGKQKKHICLDPKISIPLLGSALYHSRIYTSRKQRFLSRVYI, encoded by the coding sequence ATGAAAAAAAAGGAACTACTCAAAAAGTGCATTCAAAATATAGATATCACAACGTTTGACTCGACCAAAATATTGAATGGTTTTCATGAACATTCAGATAAACTAGGTAATTTAAAAGAAGCCGTTGATATTTATTTAAAAATGCTTAATGATAAAAACTGTAATATTATCCTTGCAATATCAGGTAATGCTAATATTACAGGAGATATTAAAATCTACTCAGACTTTATTAAATATAAGCTTGTAGATGCAATAATCATTGGAGGTGCCAACCTAATAGATATTGACTTTTTTGAGGCGTTAGGCTTCAATTATTATAAAGGAAGTAATCATATTTCAGATTCAAAGCTACATGAATTCTATATTAACCGATGCTCTGAGCGTTTTGTAGATGAAGATGACCTGTTAATAGTTGATGAAACAATAAAAGAAATTGCAGATCAATTATCGCCTCGTACCTACTCTTCAAGAGAGTTAATTTCGGAATTTGGTAAATATTTACAATTATATGCGAATAAAAAAGATTCAATTATACAGCTAGCATACGAAAATTGTATTCCTGTATTTTGCCCCGATCTTGCATTAAGTCGAGCAGGATACGGATTATTGAAGCACTATCATGACAATGAAAATCGCCGCATTTGTTTTGATCCTTTAAAAGATTTATCTGAGCTAGGAGATTTAAATAATATCTCTTCTTCTATTGGAATAGTATCAATTGGAGAAGATATCATAACAAACATGGCATTTAACACTGTAAAATACTCTGAACAAGTTGGAGGGCAAGTCCACACATTTAAATACTCTTTGCTTTTTAGTGATATTAACTCCGGAGATAGGACTTGCCATTTCTCCAACCTAAGTGAAGCACATTCTAAAGGTTTTATAAAAGGGAAACAGAAGAAACATATTTGTTTGGATCCAAAAATTTCTATCCCATTATTAGGAAGTGCATTATATCATTCAAGAATATACACATCGAGAAAACAAAGGTTCTTGTCGCGTGTATATATATAA
- a CDS encoding arginine decarboxylase has product MKNTYFDLIDQSYYFPQEGFDLRDGSLTFQGISLKYLIEKYGTPFRFFYLPKIGDQIKRARNLFNRAIKKNGYKGRYHYCYCTKCNHFAHVIGEALKHNVNLETSSSFDIDLILNLYKENKIDLDRVIVHNGYKTDEYLKKILKLQKCGFKNTVIIFDSVHELNRLEQITSNDKIQIGIRMAINEEPQSAYHTSRLGIRDVEIMDFFQNRIKNNPKFELKMLHFFVDSGIKDSLYYWGEFQKALKVYTELKKECESLNSFNLGGGFPIKNHLGFEYNYEYMINEIVSNIKDACVNENIPEPDIYTEFGKYTVGESGAIIFKVLEQKQQNDTESWYIIDNSLMNTIPDAWSIHEKFILLPINKWNNEYKRVNIGGISCDHSDYYNSEDLNQEVLLPDYSEDEKEPLYIGFFHTGAYQDSISGYGGIKHCLIPSPKHVIIDRDEKGNFFDYVYRNEQSADEMFKLLGYKQE; this is encoded by the coding sequence ATGAAAAACACTTATTTTGATTTAATAGATCAGAGCTATTACTTTCCTCAGGAAGGATTTGACTTAAGAGATGGATCTCTAACTTTTCAAGGGATATCCTTGAAATATCTGATCGAAAAATATGGTACTCCATTTCGCTTTTTTTACTTACCAAAGATTGGAGACCAAATCAAAAGAGCACGTAACTTGTTTAATCGTGCAATAAAAAAGAATGGATACAAAGGAAGGTATCATTATTGCTATTGCACGAAGTGTAATCACTTTGCTCATGTAATTGGAGAAGCTCTAAAACACAATGTCAACCTTGAAACATCTTCATCTTTTGACATCGATCTGATTCTTAATCTATATAAAGAAAATAAGATTGATTTGGATAGAGTTATCGTTCACAATGGCTATAAAACTGATGAGTATTTGAAGAAAATACTCAAGTTGCAAAAATGTGGTTTCAAAAACACTGTTATTATTTTCGATAGTGTTCATGAGCTTAATCGTCTGGAGCAAATTACAAGCAATGACAAAATCCAAATTGGTATCAGAATGGCTATTAATGAAGAGCCACAATCTGCATATCACACCTCTCGATTGGGAATTCGGGATGTAGAAATCATGGATTTTTTCCAGAATAGAATTAAGAACAACCCAAAATTCGAGTTAAAAATGCTCCACTTTTTTGTGGATTCTGGCATTAAAGACAGCTTGTATTATTGGGGAGAATTTCAGAAAGCACTTAAAGTATATACAGAGTTAAAAAAAGAGTGCGAATCGTTGAATTCATTTAACCTAGGTGGTGGATTTCCAATTAAAAACCACTTGGGATTCGAATATAATTATGAGTATATGATCAATGAAATTGTATCAAACATTAAGGATGCATGTGTCAATGAAAATATACCAGAACCAGATATTTATACAGAATTTGGAAAATATACAGTTGGAGAGAGTGGAGCTATTATTTTTAAAGTATTGGAACAAAAACAGCAAAACGACACCGAATCTTGGTATATCATTGACAATAGTTTAATGAACACCATACCTGATGCGTGGTCGATACACGAAAAGTTTATTCTTCTGCCAATTAATAAGTGGAATAACGAATACAAGCGTGTAAATATTGGAGGAATCAGTTGTGATCATTCGGATTATTACAATTCTGAAGATTTAAATCAAGAAGTGCTGTTACCAGATTATTCTGAGGATGAAAAGGAACCCTTATACATTGGATTCTTTCATACAGGTGCATATCAGGATTCAATAAGCGGATATGGAGGTATTAAACACTGTTTGATTCCATCGCCTAAACATGTAATTATTGATCGTGATGAGAAGGGAAATTTTTTCGACTATGTATATAGAAATGAGCAGTCGGCAGACGAAATGTTTAAACTTTTAGGATATAAACAAGAATGA
- a CDS encoding deoxyhypusine synthase family protein: protein MKNKGPVSKFILEHYRHFNSAALIDAAKGYEKHLVEGKKMMVTLAGAMSTAELGRSFAEMIRQNKVHIVSCTGANLEEDIMNLVAHSHYERVPHYRDLTPEQEWKLLEKGLNRVTDTCIPEEEAFRRLQDHIFKIWKDAEEKGERYFPHEFMYKLLLSGVLEEHYEIDPKNSWMLEAAKQNLPIVVPGWEDSTMGNIFASYVIKGELKASTMKSGVEYMAWLADWYTNNAEDKGIGFFQIGGGIAGDFPICVVPMLYQDMERTDTPFWSYFCQISDSTTSYGSYSGAVPNEKITWGKLGIETPKFIIESDATIVAPLIFAYLLDW from the coding sequence ATGAAAAATAAAGGTCCGGTTTCTAAATTCATCCTTGAACACTATCGCCATTTTAACTCTGCTGCTCTAATTGATGCAGCTAAAGGCTACGAAAAACACCTTGTCGAAGGTAAAAAAATGATGGTTACTCTGGCAGGTGCAATGAGTACGGCCGAGTTGGGAAGATCGTTTGCAGAAATGATTCGACAAAATAAGGTGCATATAGTTTCTTGTACAGGTGCCAATCTGGAAGAGGATATTATGAATTTAGTGGCGCACTCGCATTACGAGAGAGTTCCTCATTATCGTGATTTAACACCAGAACAGGAATGGAAATTACTCGAAAAAGGACTAAATCGAGTAACAGACACCTGTATCCCTGAAGAGGAAGCTTTTAGAAGACTACAAGATCATATATTTAAAATTTGGAAAGATGCAGAAGAGAAGGGTGAAAGATATTTTCCTCACGAATTTATGTATAAACTACTTCTGTCAGGTGTATTGGAGGAACATTATGAAATTGATCCTAAAAATAGCTGGATGCTAGAGGCTGCAAAGCAAAACTTACCAATTGTGGTTCCCGGATGGGAAGATTCAACTATGGGTAACATTTTTGCTTCATATGTAATAAAGGGCGAGTTAAAAGCATCAACAATGAAATCGGGAGTTGAATATATGGCATGGTTAGCAGATTGGTATACTAATAATGCAGAAGATAAAGGAATTGGATTCTTCCAAATTGGAGGAGGAATTGCAGGAGATTTCCCGATTTGTGTAGTGCCAATGCTTTACCAGGATATGGAAAGAACGGATACTCCTTTTTGGAGTTATTTCTGCCAAATTTCAGATTCAACAACAAGTTATGGTTCATATTCAGGTGCAGTGCCTAATGAGAAAATAACCTGGGGAAAGCTTGGGATAGAAACACCTAAATTTATTATTGAATCAGATGCAACAATTGTTGCTCCTTTAATTTTTGCTTATTTATTGGATTGGTAA
- a CDS encoding ATP-binding protein → MKKEIDNDPIKSLLASVVTHAPYGMIAIDNFDQIVLVNEQATSLLHLNVKPSELNELLIFDQIKHVEQLYVKLNQIIKNQYQDFNIDALQFNDKFLNIRGRKIAEGYIITIEDITRDKEMEMVALNSMLEGQELERRRIAKEIHDGIGPSLSTVRLLLENISAENNRLNSIKFVDQMTEVLDMIDSLTGDIRDISHQLMPKILLDFGIIPALKNLVSRINRAERIKINLYHSILSDRFPELIELGLYRICQELINNSVKHSSATEVQVQLIEHHDSIVLMVEDNGNGFDKSLVMKENPGVGLINVESRTNAFGGSFILDTVISKGVSATIEIPLEK, encoded by the coding sequence ATGAAAAAGGAAATCGATAATGACCCTATTAAGAGTCTTTTGGCCTCAGTAGTTACACATGCACCTTATGGTATGATTGCAATAGATAATTTTGATCAAATTGTACTTGTAAATGAGCAGGCAACATCTCTTTTGCATCTTAATGTAAAACCCTCAGAATTAAATGAGCTTCTTATTTTTGATCAGATCAAACATGTGGAGCAATTATATGTAAAATTAAATCAGATCATTAAAAACCAATATCAAGATTTTAATATAGATGCATTACAATTTAATGATAAGTTTCTAAATATTCGAGGTAGAAAAATTGCTGAAGGTTATATTATTACCATTGAAGATATTACCAGAGATAAAGAAATGGAAATGGTTGCCTTAAACTCAATGTTAGAAGGACAGGAGTTGGAAAGAAGAAGAATAGCCAAGGAAATTCATGATGGAATTGGTCCTAGTTTGTCGACAGTTCGTCTTTTATTGGAAAATATATCTGCCGAAAATAATCGACTCAATAGTATAAAATTTGTTGATCAGATGACTGAGGTTTTGGATATGATTGATTCTTTAACAGGTGATATTAGGGATATCTCTCATCAGTTAATGCCTAAAATTTTACTTGATTTTGGTATTATACCGGCTTTAAAGAATTTAGTAAGTCGAATTAATAGGGCCGAACGTATCAAAATCAATTTATATCACTCTATCCTTAGTGATAGGTTTCCTGAGTTAATAGAGTTAGGTTTGTATAGAATTTGCCAGGAGCTAATCAACAATTCTGTGAAGCATTCTTCAGCAACAGAAGTGCAAGTGCAATTAATAGAACATCACGACAGTATAGTTTTAATGGTTGAGGATAACGGAAATGGATTCGACAAATCATTAGTAATGAAGGAAAACCCTGGGGTGGGACTGATTAATGTAGAATCCAGAACAAATGCTTTTGGCGGTAGTTTTATTTTAGATACAGTTATTTCAAAAGGAGTAAGTGCTACAATTGAAATACCTTTAGAGAAATGA
- a CDS encoding RNA polymerase sigma factor, producing the protein MKKTLNRNLSDGQLVQFYLQGDQKSLGILYERHFNNVYYKCLSFTKDSTEAYDLVQEIFVKVNSKLHLFKGNAKFSTWLFRITQNYCIEYYRKKYRMKYETISPAVFNLADEEYVPSKFENISIETVINSVSDTEQLMLRLKYLEGKSIKELQEKFNMGASAVKMRLQRAKQKISKQMKLSHEIM; encoded by the coding sequence ATGAAAAAGACTTTAAACAGAAACTTATCCGATGGTCAATTGGTACAGTTTTATTTGCAAGGAGATCAAAAGAGTCTGGGAATTTTATATGAAAGACATTTTAATAATGTTTATTATAAATGCCTTTCGTTTACAAAAGATTCAACAGAAGCCTATGATTTGGTACAGGAAATTTTTGTAAAAGTTAATAGTAAACTACATCTATTTAAGGGAAATGCTAAGTTTTCTACATGGCTTTTTAGAATAACGCAAAACTACTGCATAGAATACTACAGGAAAAAATATAGAATGAAGTACGAAACAATTTCACCTGCAGTATTTAATTTGGCAGACGAAGAATATGTACCAAGCAAGTTCGAAAATATTTCAATTGAAACAGTAATAAATTCAGTATCTGATACCGAACAATTAATGTTAAGATTAAAATATTTAGAAGGAAAAAGCATAAAAGAATTGCAAGAAAAATTCAACATGGGTGCAAGCGCAGTAAAAATGAGATTACAACGTGCCAAACAAAAAATTAGTAAACAAATGAAACTTTCCCATGAAATAATGTGA